A genomic region of Miscanthus floridulus cultivar M001 chromosome 3, ASM1932011v1, whole genome shotgun sequence contains the following coding sequences:
- the LOC136546552 gene encoding large ribosomal subunit protein eL32z-like: MAVPLLTQKIVKKRVKQFKRPHLDRYKCLKPSWRRPKGIDSRVRRKFKGCTLMPNIGYGSDKKTRHYLPNKFKKFVVHNVSELELLLMHNRTYCAEIAHNVSTRKRKEIVERAAQLDIVVTNKLARLRSQEDE, encoded by the exons ATGGCGGTGCCGCTGCTGACGCAGAAGATCGTGAAGAAGCGGGTCAAGCAGTTCAAGAGGCCCCACCTCGACCGCTACAAGTGCCTGAAG CCAAGCTGGCGCAGGCCCAAGGGTATCGACTCCCGTGTCAGGCGGAAGTTCAAGGGATGCACCTTGATGCCCAACATTGGATATGGCTCTGACAAGAAAACCAGGCACTACCTTCCCAACAAGTTTAAGAAGTTCGTTGTTCACAATGTCTCTGAgctggagctgctgctgatgcacaACAG GACTTACTGTGCTGAGATCGCCCACAACGTGTCCACCCGCAAGCGCAAGGAGATTGTTGAGCGTGCTGCGCAACTGGACATCGTGGTAACCAACAAGCTTGCCAGGCTCCGCAGCCAGGAGGACGAGTGA